The DNA window AGTGCAGATGCGGTGATGGCGACGAGACGTCTCGGCCACGTCGCAGCCGAAACCCTTGAGTTCCTTGCCGATCCGCGAACCGCCTTTGTCCTTGGGCGCAAGAACCGTCAGGGACCCGCCGGGCGCAAGCGCCCGCAGGGCCAGGGCGACGGTGTAGCGTCGTTCCACCGTTCCAGGTGGGGCCAGCACGATCAAGCGATCGAGAGAGCCCTCGTCCTGTTGCTCCAGTCGCTCGGAACCGGGGATCAGGGGCGAGAACTGGATGGCCCCTGCCGGGACCTCGGCCAGTTCGGCCGGAGGCGTCCCATAGACGCCGCTTGGTTTCGTGTCTTGCAAGGTAGCTGAGTCCACGCTGAACGCCGGCGTTCTTAATATGCCGCGATCTGGAAGGTAAGACTCAATGACTGTGCCCGGCCTGCTTTGTCCCGACAGCGCGGATTTCCGATTCTCCGACCGCACGCTGGGTGCCGCTCAGGGTGTCACGGATCCTATAGCCCAGCTCGCCCGCGCTGTTCTCGGGCATCAGGCGAACGATCTCATAGGTCCCGCTCGTGCGATCGGCGAAATGGGCTGCAGCGGCATGAACCAGTTGGCCCATCGAATATTTATGACCCACGGGAGACTCCTTCAGAAGAAAAAGCAAAAAGCCGCCCTCGAGGGGCGGCTTCGGGAGGCGGCCCGGAGGCCAAGCCTGTTCAACCGACATTAGGCCGTTTGAATGTTGTTGACGGCGACTTTGCCGGAGCGGCGGTCCTCGGCGGTGTCGAAGGAGACCTTCTGGCCCTCGCGCAGGCCGCGGATGCCGGCGCGCTCAAGCGCGGTGGCGTGGACGAACACGTCCTTGCTGCCGTCGTCCGGCTGGATGAAGCCGAAGCCCTTCTGGTCGTTGTAGAACTTCACGGTGCCCGTAATCATGGGGGGTATCCTTGGTAAGGCTGATATGCACGTGAGCCAGCGTCGTGCAGCCGCACGAGCGCGCGCTCGGTTCGTCGATGTTTGGAAGAGTGTCTGAACGTGCGCCTGGAATGCCAAGGCGTAACGGCCCGATTGTCCGGCCAAATGTCGATAACGGTTATCTAGGGTCTCCTTGCGGCGAATACAAGGCGGGATTTCCGAAAACCCGCCACCCGCTCCGGCAGAGCCCGGACCAGGATGGTCCCAATAGGATCTGTCGGTGCGTTCCTGTCAGTACTTCAGCCGCAGGGCCTGAACGCTCCCGCCACCATCGGCGCAGGCGATCCGGGCGCGCGGGCACGCGGAGACATAGGCCGGCGTGGGGCAGTAGGTCTGCATGAAGCTCTCGTCGATGGCGCAGGTCACGTGCACCCGGTAGTAACCCTGCGGGCCGCTCGGCGCATCGTGCAGCACGGAATAGCCGAGCCCTTGGTCGGCGAGCCGTGCGATCGCGCGGCCAGACTGAAGCCGGCTGGTCTCGAACCGTGTGGTCGTCCTCACATCCGCCGCCTGGGCCGCCGACCCGATCAGACCGGTTGCCAAGGCGATCCCCATCAAAAGCCGCGTCATGCTGCGCCTCACTCCCGTTGTAAGAGCCGGCCGTGCCGAACCAGCCATGCCGTTACGGCACTACCTTCCTTGAGATAACTGCAAAGCTGCCCTTCCGGATCCATCGCACGCCTCTGCACGAAGGATTAACCACACCCCTGCCCCGTGCCCGCGGTCTGCGGGACTTTAAGCAACCGGTAGGATCTTGTGCCGGATAAACGCTGCCAGTTGTAAGCGTGAACTGTCCAGGATCCCATGCACCACATCCATCTCGCTGAGGGTATGCGGCTTCGTTTTCCGGCGCGCAGCGCCGATTTCGACCAGGGTGTCGAGATCGGAATCGTCGCGGCATTGATGAGCCAGGATCTGACGGAATTCACCCGCAGGATCTCCAACGACAACCTGGGTCAGGTGCGTGCCCTGGTTGAGCAGTTCGGCTACCGGCTCGTCGAGGGCCCGGCGGATGCGGAATTTGTGGAGCTCAACTTCTACAGCCGCACAGCCCGCCCACGTCTGCGCGTCGTGCATTCGGGAACCTGAGGCGCGTCAGGCTGAAAATCTCTTCTGCATGGCGCGGACGCGCTCCCTGTAAGCCGTGTAGAAGCCGCTCACGGCAATGAGACCGGCCCCGGCGACGGTCCAGGAATCCGGCAGCGATCCGAAGACCAGATAGCCGAGCGTGCCGGCCCAGATCAGCTGGACATAGGAAAACGGCGCGATCAGCGACGCGTTGCCCTGGCGATAGGCCAGAACCACGAATCCGTGGCCGATCGCGAACAGGACGCCCATGCACAGGCCGAGCGCGATCTCGGTTCCATTCGGTGTCACCCAATGGAAGGGCATGAGCGCGCTCAGAACGAGGCTGCCGACCGAGGCCGAATAGGCGAGCGTCGTCAGGGCCTGGTCGCCGGTGATCTTGCGGGTCACCACGGCGCCGACGGCCCAGCTCGATGCACTGATGATCGGCAGGAAGGCCGCGGGCTGGAAGGTGCCCGCGCCGGGACGCACCACGATCATGACCCCGATCAGGCCGATTGCCGCTGCGCTCCAGCGCCGCCAGCCGACGGACTCGCCGAGGAACAGCACGGAGAGCGCCATGATCAGGATCGGCGAGACGAAGAAGATCGCGGTCGCATCAGCCACGGGCAGATGGGGCAGGCTCTGGATGAACATGATGGACGAGCCCACCATGCCCAAACCTCTGAGCACCTGAAGGCTCGGCCGCTGCGAGCGCAGCAGGGCGGGGCCGCCTTTCATCAGCACGACAGGGATGATGACGAGCGCGAAGGTGACATAGCGCATCCAGGCCACTTCCGGCGGCGGCAGGGTGGAAGCGAGCTGCTTCGTGATGACGTCAGCCACGGAAAACACGATCGTAGAGGCGATCAGGAACAGGATCCCCCGCAACGGAGAGGCCGACGCGCCGGAGGGCACAGGCGGAGCCGGGTTCTTCCGGGCGACGGGGGCGGAGGTCATGAAGGACTCAAAAAATGAGGCTCGCGCGGCGACGCAACGAGCCTGAAGGTCTCAAGTTTGGAGGATATGGATTTACATAGAATACTGTTTTTACGCGCCGAGAAGTGCAAACTCGGCACATAGTCCATGCTTTCAGCGAATGGACCGATCAGTCGACGGACTTACTCTTGCGCTCTAAGCATGGAAGCCCCGAACCGGCCTTGGTCTTTGGATCGCCTGTCGAGACCTGTCCATGGAGCAGGCATGCGGAATGAATATAGGCAGGAGCAGATGCCGGAGACACCGAGCCGTCTGGTGAGAGGGACCTCCGCCTTTCGCCAGTTGAATCTCGCCCTGTTCGCCGCCGGCTTCTCGACCTTTGCCATCTTGTACTGCGTTCAGCCCCTGCTGCCGGAGTTTTCGCAGGAGTTCCATGTCAGCGCCGCCATCAGCAGCCTGTCCCTGTCGCTCTCGACCGGCCTCCTCGCCGTGGCCATGCTGGCGGCCGGATCCCTGTCTGACGTCTGGGGGCGCAAGCCCGTCATGGTGGCGTCCCTTTTCGCCTCGGCAGTTCTGACTCTTCTCTCGGCCGCCGCCCCGAACTGGACCAGCCTGCTCTTCGCCCGCATGCTGATCGGTGTCACCCTGAGCGGCCTTCCGGCCGTCGCCATGGCCTATGTGAGCGAGGAGGTGGATCCGAAATCCATCGGCCTCGCCATGGGGCTCTTCATCGGCGGCAACGCGGTAGGCGGCATGGCGGGACGGATCATCAGCGGCCTGCTGACGGATCTCGGCTCCTGGCGGCTCGCCATCGGCCTGATCGGAGCCGTGGGGCTCGCATCGGCGGTCGCGGCCTGGCGGAGCCTGCCGGCTTCAGCCCACTTCCAACCCCGCCCAGCCCGTCCGGCAGAGCTGCTGGGCTCCTTCAGGGAACACCTGCGCGATCCCGGCCTGCGGGCCCTGTTTGCGGAGGCTTTCCTCCTCATGGGCGGGTTCGTGACGATCTACAACTATCTCGGCTATCGCCTGACGGAGGCGCCCTATTCCCTGAGCCAGACCGCCATCGGGGCGATCTTCTCCGCCTATCTGATCGGAACCTTAAGCTCCGCCTGGATCGGCGAGCTGGCGGGACGGTTGGGGCGACGGCGCGTCCTATGGGCCATGATCGCGATCATGCTCGCCGGCGTGGCGCTGACGCTCTTCCATCCTCTGGCGCTCATCCTGGCCGGGGTCGTGGCCGTCACCTTCGGGTTCTTCGGCGCGCATTCCATCGCGAGCAGCTGGGTGGGAAACCGGGCTCTGAGCGGGAAGGCTCAGGCCTCCGCCCTGTATCTGTTCTGCTACTACCTAGGCTCCAGCGCCGTCGGCACCCTGGGCGGCGTGTTCTGGATTCATGGCGGCTGGTCCGGCGTCGCGGCCCTGGTGACCCTTCTGCTCGCAGTGGCCCTTGGTCTTGCCCTCTGGCTCATGACTCTTCCGCCGCGCAAAGCTGGGCCGGACCCATCCCAGTAAGCAAGCATGCGCGACCAAGCAATCGCGCGAGAGAGTGTTTGAGTTCAATTTGACGCTCGATTTGATCGCTACACTATCATCATAGATCAATTGCATAGTGGACTCTGATACTGAGGCTATACATCCGATATGGCGGATGATTATAGCGTCTTAATGTTGCCCTATTAGCCTTCATTTTGCACCCCATCGATAACAATCAAGGGAATGCATTGTGGATCAACGTAAGGTGACGCTCGCACTCGCCAGTCTTTTCATCTCCGGATCGACGATCGTCTTGACTCCTGCCGCTCATGCGGAGCCTGACACATCGTCCAGCAAGGTCATCCAGAGCGGCCGCGCCTCCTGGTACGGACCGGGCTTCCACGGCCGGCGCACCGCGAGCGGCGAAACCTTCAACACCAACGATCTGACCGCCGCCCACCGCACCCTGCCCTTCGGCACGAAGGTCCGGGTCGTGAACCGGAAGACTGGCAAATCCGTGGTGGTTCGTATCAATGATCGTGGTCCCTATGCCCATGGCCGCGTCATCGACCTGTCAAAAGCCTCCGCGCAGGCGATTGGGATCTCCGGGGTCGGATCCGTCGACGTCGCCCAGCTCTGACGGCGGTTCCGAAGCCAGCCGTTTTTTCATCACCGAATCATCGTCAAACTGAGCCTTTACGAGCGCCCGGGCAGGAACCTTCCTGTCCGGGCGCCTCATGGAACCGAGAAGCCTTCGGGTCGCTTTTCCCCGGTCACCTTTTTTGAACACGAGGCCTATTGGAAACGCATGAAGATCGGTCGGCCGCTGACATCGATCACTGCCCTCCTGGCGTTGCTGACGGCCGCGGCCCCCATGGCTGCGGCGCAGACAGGACGGACCTGGGTCGATCCCCCGGCTGAGGGCACGGCCTCCCCGCCGCCCTCCCCGCCCGCGAGCCCGGCACCGGCCGCCCCCGTGCCGGCCGCCCCGGCGCCGGCCCCGCAGGCCGCGACACCGCCCCCCGCACCTCTTCCCGCCCCTGCGGCTCCGCCGACCCGATCGGCACAGCCTCAGGATCCGGTCGCCCGGCCCGACGCGCCGGCTGTCCGGCAGGCCGAGCCGCCGCCTGCGGCAGCCCCGTCGGCTCCCGCCGTGACGGCGCGGCCGCAGAAGGACCCGGATGCCGACAAGCGCGGCGACCGCGAGTCCGTGGCGAGAAACTTCGCGATCGATTATCTCCAGTCCTGGTCGGCCTCGAACGACGTCGCGCTGGAAGCCACGGCGGCCTTCTATGCGCCCCGGATCCTCTTCCATGGCCGCGAAGTGACCATGCAGAGGCTCTTCAACGAGAAGCGGCGCTTCGTGCGGCGCTGGCCCGAGCGCGACTATCGTCCGCGCCCGGACGGGATCGGAACCGTGTGCAACCCGGCCGGCGAGGTCTGCACGGTGCATGCGGTGTTCGATTTCACCGCCTCGTCGCCCAAGCGGCGGCGCATCTCGCAGGGCACCGGCGCCCTTCAGCTCATCGTTCAGTTCATCGGCGACAAGCCGGTTATCGTGGCCGAGCACAGCACGCTGCTCGGCCAGGACCGCCGCCGAAATCGTGCCCCGGAGGGCGCCTCGCATGAATGACGACACCATGACCCACGATCCGAAGGCGGATCCGCGCCGCAACTGGGCCCGCATGCGCGACAGGATGCGCGAGACCATCCACGCGGAGCTCGACCGGTTTCACCCCACCGACGACGCCCGCCGCGCGCTCGAGCTGATCATCGAATCCTCCGTGCGCCCGTCCGAGGTGGACGGGGTGCTCAAGCTCACCATCATCGACCACGAGGGCCGGCCGCGCACGATCGAGAAGGACGGGCGGAATGCGGAGTTCACGCTGCACGACCTGATGGACGAACTGCGCCTGAAATATCCGGTGCTGTTCCGGCCGGCGAAGCGCGACGAGGCCTCGATCGCAGACGGGAGCGAACCGCCCCGGCCGCGCGAGAAGCCGAAGCGCGATTGGATGAGCCTCGACCCCGGCTCGCCTCCGCGGCCGGCGGCCGAACCGGCCCCGCCACCGGAGGAGGCAGTCGTGCCGCCGGTGCGGCAGGAGGCCGCCGCTGACGAACGAGGCCCGAGGCTGCCGGCCGCGGAATGGCCGCGCAGCTCGCCCGAGGCGTCCAAGGCCGCGGTCGCGCGCGACCGCAGCGCCGGGAACCCGGTGGAACACCATCCGGTCCCGATGGCCGAGGAGCACGAGCGCACGGTCTTCGGCGACATGCGCACCCGCTCCTGGAAGCGCCCGGCCCTCGCGCTCAGCGCGGCGGCCGTCCTCGCGCTCGTGGGCGTCGGCGCCGTCTTGTTCCGGGGCGACGAGGCGCCTGCCCCTCAGTCCAGCACGGGCGCGCCGGCCGCGGCCACCGCCGCAGCGGCCAGTCCCATCCGGGAACCGGAGCCTTCGAGCACGGGCTCGACCGGCTCCGCGGGGGCGCTGCGCGGGGTGCCGGACGTGATCGACACGGCGACCCTGTCCCTGAACGGTGAGGTGGTGCGCCTGTTCGGAGTGGAATGGGCGCCAGGCGCCGGCAAGCCCGAAGACCTGACCCAGTATCTCAACGGCCGCGAAGTGGCCTGCGATCAGGTGGCCGGAAACGACGTCTACCGGTGCCAGGTCGGCGGACAGGATCTGTCCCGCGTGGTGCTGTTCAACGGCGGCGGGCGGCCCACCGACGATGCGACTCCGGACCTCAAGGCCGCGGCCGAGAAGGCCCGCGAAGCGAAGATCGGCGTCTGGGGCAAGCAGCAGCCGTAAGAGCGGCAACCAAAACGAAAGCGGCCCCCGCGCAGGCAGGGGCCGCTTGGCTGAGGCTCATGGATTTCAGGCGCCCGCCGGGGCCGGCGCCGGAATCTCGATCTCGATCTCGAGGGTCGAGATGTCGGAATCGCGGTTCATCTTCACCTGAACGTTGTCCTGCTCGACCATGACATGGCGGCGGACGACGGCCAGGATCTCTTCCCGCAGCTGCGCCACGAGATCGGGCTTGCCGCCGACGACGCCGCGCTCATGCGCGAGCAGGATCTGCAATCGCTCCCGCGCGACGGGCGCCGAGGTGCGCCGGTTGAAGAAGCTCAAAAGGCTCATGCAGCCCTCCGTCCGAACAACTTGCCGAACAACCCCTTCTTGTCGGTCGGGATGGTCAGCTCGACGGTCTCGCCCTTGAGGCGGCGCACGGCGTCGAAATAGGCCCGGCCCGGCGCGCTGGCCGGATTGTTCAGGGTCACCGGCGAGCCGACATTCGAGGCGCGCAGCACCTCCTCGCTCTCGGGGATGATGCCGATCAGCGGGATCGACAGGATCTCCAGCACGTCCTCGACCTTCAGCATCTCGCCGCGCTCGGCGCGGGCCGGATCGTAGCGGGTGAGCAGCAGGTGCTTCTCGATGCGCCCGCCCTTCTCGGCCAGCTCCGTCTTGGAATCGAGCAGGCCGATGATGCGGTCGGAGTCGCGGACCGAGGAGACCTCCGGGTTCGTCACGACCACCGCGACATCCGCATGGCGCATGGCCATGGTGGCGCCGCGCTCGATGCCCGCCGGGCTGTCGCAGATGATCCAGTCGAACTTTTCGCGCAGTTCGTTCAGCACCCGGGCCACGCCCTCTTCCGTGAGCGCATCCTTGTCGCGGGTCTGCGAGGCGGGCAGCAGGGAGAGGTTCTCCATGCGCTTGTCGCGGATGAGCGCCTGGTTGAGCTTCGCGTCGCCCTGCACCACGTTGATGAGGTCGAACACCACGCGGCGCTCGGCCCCCATGACGAGGTCCAGGTTGCGCAGGCCGACGTCGAAGTCGATGACCACGACCTTCTCGCCGCCATGCGCCAGCGCCGCGCCCAGCGCCGCCGAAGACGTTGTCTTGCCAACGCCACCCTTGCCGGAAGTTACGACCAAAACTTTGGCCATTGTCGCCCTCTTTCTCTCAATCCATTGTTTTCAGGATGATCGAATCGCCATCCAGGTTCACTTGCACAGGCTGACCGAGGAACTTGCCTCCCAGATCGTCAGCGGTCTTGTAGAGCCCATCGATCGCAATCAATTCGGCTTCGAACTTCCGGCAGAAAATACGGGCGCGGCCGTTGCCCGTGCAGCCCGCGATGGCGCGGCCGCGCAGGGATCCGTAGACGTGGATCGATCCGCCCGCGACGATCTCCGACCCGGACGCGACGGAGCCCAGCACCGTCACGTCGCCTTCGGGATGCAGGATCGATTGTCCCGACCGCACGGAGCCTTCGATGAGCAGCGATTTCTCCGGCACGGGCGCGTCGGCGAAGGGCGTGCCGGCGGCGGCGACCGCCGCGCTGGCGGCATCCGGCACGTCGATCTCGCCCGTCGGCTTGCCGCCGGCGATCGGCGGCGGCATGTCGCCATCGACGTTCTCGGGTGCCGCGCCTTCGAGGCCGATGATGCGGATGTTGCGCATCTTGAACGCGGCCAGGAGGAACTTCAGCTCGGACTTCGAGGGCTTCAGCGACGAAACGTCGGCGATGATGGGTCGCCCGGTGAAGAAGCCGGGCGAACGTTCCGATACGGCATCGAGATCTTCGAGCCAGTCTCTCAGCGGCACTTCGGGCGCGAGGACCAGGGCCATGAAGGACCTGCCACGGAAGCGAAGAGAAGGACGGTTGCGAACGGCAATGGTCACGGGAGTACAGATTCCTTTAATTCCCCATGATTTCGACCGTTTATGGTTAACGGACCGTTAAAGGAGCCGGCGGGCGCTCACAATTTTGCGGCCGGGCGCGGTCGCGGGATCTGCGGGAATTCCAAGGCGGAATCCGGGTAAACCCTGAGGCTCAGATGAGAACTTCCGCCCCTTCAAGGAATATAAAGATAAAACATATCTCTTTTTGATTATCTCATAGCACTTATTGAGTATTACTCCGTCCTCAAAGCTCAATTGACCGAGCCATTAAGGAGCATACGAT is part of the Microvirga terrae genome and encodes:
- a CDS encoding DMT family transporter, coding for MTSAPVARKNPAPPVPSGASASPLRGILFLIASTIVFSVADVITKQLASTLPPPEVAWMRYVTFALVIIPVVLMKGGPALLRSQRPSLQVLRGLGMVGSSIMFIQSLPHLPVADATAIFFVSPILIMALSVLFLGESVGWRRWSAAAIGLIGVMIVVRPGAGTFQPAAFLPIISASSWAVGAVVTRKITGDQALTTLAYSASVGSLVLSALMPFHWVTPNGTEIALGLCMGVLFAIGHGFVVLAYRQGNASLIAPFSYVQLIWAGTLGYLVFGSLPDSWTVAGAGLIAVSGFYTAYRERVRAMQKRFSA
- the minC gene encoding septum site-determining protein MinC; the encoded protein is MALVLAPEVPLRDWLEDLDAVSERSPGFFTGRPIIADVSSLKPSKSELKFLLAAFKMRNIRIIGLEGAAPENVDGDMPPPIAGGKPTGEIDVPDAASAAVAAAGTPFADAPVPEKSLLIEGSVRSGQSILHPEGDVTVLGSVASGSEIVAGGSIHVYGSLRGRAIAGCTGNGRARIFCRKFEAELIAIDGLYKTADDLGGKFLGQPVQVNLDGDSIILKTMD
- a CDS encoding septal ring lytic transglycosylase RlpA family protein, translated to MVLTPAAHAEPDTSSSKVIQSGRASWYGPGFHGRRTASGETFNTNDLTAAHRTLPFGTKVRVVNRKTGKSVVVRINDRGPYAHGRVIDLSKASAQAIGISGVGSVDVAQL
- the minE gene encoding cell division topological specificity factor MinE — encoded protein: MSLLSFFNRRTSAPVARERLQILLAHERGVVGGKPDLVAQLREEILAVVRRHVMVEQDNVQVKMNRDSDISTLEIEIEIPAPAPAGA
- a CDS encoding cold-shock protein; its protein translation is MITGTVKFYNDQKGFGFIQPDDGSKDVFVHATALERAGIRGLREGQKVSFDTAEDRRSGKVAVNNIQTA
- the minD gene encoding septum site-determining protein MinD — encoded protein: MAKVLVVTSGKGGVGKTTSSAALGAALAHGGEKVVVIDFDVGLRNLDLVMGAERRVVFDLINVVQGDAKLNQALIRDKRMENLSLLPASQTRDKDALTEEGVARVLNELREKFDWIICDSPAGIERGATMAMRHADVAVVVTNPEVSSVRDSDRIIGLLDSKTELAEKGGRIEKHLLLTRYDPARAERGEMLKVEDVLEILSIPLIGIIPESEEVLRASNVGSPVTLNNPASAPGRAYFDAVRRLKGETVELTIPTDKKGLFGKLFGRRAA
- a CDS encoding MFS transporter, yielding MRNEYRQEQMPETPSRLVRGTSAFRQLNLALFAAGFSTFAILYCVQPLLPEFSQEFHVSAAISSLSLSLSTGLLAVAMLAAGSLSDVWGRKPVMVASLFASAVLTLLSAAAPNWTSLLFARMLIGVTLSGLPAVAMAYVSEEVDPKSIGLAMGLFIGGNAVGGMAGRIISGLLTDLGSWRLAIGLIGAVGLASAVAAWRSLPASAHFQPRPARPAELLGSFREHLRDPGLRALFAEAFLLMGGFVTIYNYLGYRLTEAPYSLSQTAIGAIFSAYLIGTLSSAWIGELAGRLGRRRVLWAMIAIMLAGVALTLFHPLALILAGVVAVTFGFFGAHSIASSWVGNRALSGKAQASALYLFCYYLGSSAVGTLGGVFWIHGGWSGVAALVTLLLAVALGLALWLMTLPPRKAGPDPSQ